In a genomic window of Poecilia reticulata strain Guanapo linkage group LG22, Guppy_female_1.0+MT, whole genome shotgun sequence:
- the colec11 gene encoding collectin-11 isoform X2: protein MKTFQQDAQKSKLLQISGRWNRRSGLENTRQVNTPSSPCGKMARWKLLLHMTLTSVMMTSLLQVQLLHGQQVAEDSCTIQILVPGLKGEPGEKGQKGTAGRPGRVGPPGENGGPGLKGQKGIMGHHGKFGPSGIKGVKGDMGDPGPIGPKGEPGVPCECASMRKMIGEMDIVVAQLSSELSFIKNAVAGIKETDSKVYLLVKEAKRYADAEAFCQARGGHLAMPKDDGANAAIAGYITEAGLSRVYIGVHDLDQEGLFTYVDRSPMSTFSRWRQGEPNNAYDDEDCTEMVASGEWTDVACHPTMFFICEFNKDSV from the exons ATgaaaacttttcagcaggacGCCCAGAAATCAAAGCTCCTGCAGATCTCTGGACGCTGGAATCGCCGGTCTGGTCTGGAAAACACTCGTCAAG TAAACACACCATCCAGTCCATGTGGAAAAATGGCACGATGGAAACTTTTACTCCATATGACTCTGACATCTGTGATGATGACGAGTTTATTACAAGTGCAGCTATTACATGGACAACAAGTGGCAGAAGACTCCTGTACAATTCAGATCCTGGTCCCTGGACTCAAAG gagaaccaggagaaaaaggacaaaaaggaaCGGCTGGCAGACCAGGACGAGTCGGCCCTCCAGGAGAGAACG GGGGACCTGGGCTTAAAGGGCAGAAAGGAATTATGGGACATCACGGAAAATTTGGCCCAAGCGGAATAAAAG gggTCAAAGGTGACATGGGCGACCCAGGACCAATAGGCCCTAAAGGAGAGCCAG GCGTTCCATGTGAGTGCGCATCGATGAGGAAGATGATTGGAGAAATGGACATCGTCGTGGCCCAGCTGTCCTCAGAACTgagctttattaaaaatg CTGTTGCAGGCATAAAAGAGACAGACAGTAAGGTCTATCTGTTGGTGAAGGAGGCGAAGCGCTACGCCGACGCCGAGGCTTTCTGCCAGGCGAGGGGGGGGCACCTGGCCATGCCGAAGGACGACGGAGCCAACGCGGCCATCGCCGGCTACATAACCGAGGCGGGCCTGAGCAGAGTCTACATCGGCGTTCACGACCTGGACCAGGAAGGGCTTTTCACCTACGTGGACCGCTCCCCGATGAGCACCTTCAGCAGGTGGAGGCAAGGGGAGCCCAACAACGCCTACGACGACGAGGACTGCACGGAGATGGTGGCGTCCGGGGAGTGGACCGACGTGGCCTGCCACCCCACCATGTTCTTCATCTGTGAATTTAACAAAGACTCTGTGTGA
- the colec11 gene encoding collectin-11 isoform X1, whose translation MKTFQQDAQKSKLLQISGRWNRRSGLENTRQVNTPSSPCGKMARWKLLLHMTLTSVMMTSLLQVQLLHGQQVAEDSCTIQILVPGLKGEPGEKGQKGTAGRPGRVGPPGENGGPGLKGQKGIMGHHGKFGPSGIKGVKGDMGDPGPIGPKGEPGVPCECASMRKMIGEMDIVVAQLSSELSFIKNALPSPAAVAGIKETDSKVYLLVKEAKRYADAEAFCQARGGHLAMPKDDGANAAIAGYITEAGLSRVYIGVHDLDQEGLFTYVDRSPMSTFSRWRQGEPNNAYDDEDCTEMVASGEWTDVACHPTMFFICEFNKDSV comes from the exons ATgaaaacttttcagcaggacGCCCAGAAATCAAAGCTCCTGCAGATCTCTGGACGCTGGAATCGCCGGTCTGGTCTGGAAAACACTCGTCAAG TAAACACACCATCCAGTCCATGTGGAAAAATGGCACGATGGAAACTTTTACTCCATATGACTCTGACATCTGTGATGATGACGAGTTTATTACAAGTGCAGCTATTACATGGACAACAAGTGGCAGAAGACTCCTGTACAATTCAGATCCTGGTCCCTGGACTCAAAG gagaaccaggagaaaaaggacaaaaaggaaCGGCTGGCAGACCAGGACGAGTCGGCCCTCCAGGAGAGAACG GGGGACCTGGGCTTAAAGGGCAGAAAGGAATTATGGGACATCACGGAAAATTTGGCCCAAGCGGAATAAAAG gggTCAAAGGTGACATGGGCGACCCAGGACCAATAGGCCCTAAAGGAGAGCCAG GCGTTCCATGTGAGTGCGCATCGATGAGGAAGATGATTGGAGAAATGGACATCGTCGTGGCCCAGCTGTCCTCAGAACTgagctttattaaaaatg CACTGCCCTCCCCTGCAGCTGTTGCAGGCATAAAAGAGACAGACAGTAAGGTCTATCTGTTGGTGAAGGAGGCGAAGCGCTACGCCGACGCCGAGGCTTTCTGCCAGGCGAGGGGGGGGCACCTGGCCATGCCGAAGGACGACGGAGCCAACGCGGCCATCGCCGGCTACATAACCGAGGCGGGCCTGAGCAGAGTCTACATCGGCGTTCACGACCTGGACCAGGAAGGGCTTTTCACCTACGTGGACCGCTCCCCGATGAGCACCTTCAGCAGGTGGAGGCAAGGGGAGCCCAACAACGCCTACGACGACGAGGACTGCACGGAGATGGTGGCGTCCGGGGAGTGGACCGACGTGGCCTGCCACCCCACCATGTTCTTCATCTGTGAATTTAACAAAGACTCTGTGTGA
- the colec11 gene encoding collectin-11 isoform X3, whose protein sequence is MKTFQQDAQKSKLLQISGRWNRRSGLENTRQVNTPSSPCGKMARWKLLLHMTLTSVMMTSLLQVQLLHGQQVAEDSCTIQILVPGLKGEPGEKGQKGTAGRPGRVGPPGENGGPGLKGQKGIMGHHGKFGPSGIKGVKGDMGDPGPIGPKGEPGVPCECASMRKMIGEMDIVVAQLSSELSFIKNGGEALRRRRGFLPGEGGAPGHAEGRRSQRGHRRLHNRGGPEQSLHRRSRPGPGRAFHLRGPLPDEHLQQVEARGAQQRLRRRGLHGDGGVRGVDRRGLPPHHVLHL, encoded by the exons ATgaaaacttttcagcaggacGCCCAGAAATCAAAGCTCCTGCAGATCTCTGGACGCTGGAATCGCCGGTCTGGTCTGGAAAACACTCGTCAAG TAAACACACCATCCAGTCCATGTGGAAAAATGGCACGATGGAAACTTTTACTCCATATGACTCTGACATCTGTGATGATGACGAGTTTATTACAAGTGCAGCTATTACATGGACAACAAGTGGCAGAAGACTCCTGTACAATTCAGATCCTGGTCCCTGGACTCAAAG gagaaccaggagaaaaaggacaaaaaggaaCGGCTGGCAGACCAGGACGAGTCGGCCCTCCAGGAGAGAACG GGGGACCTGGGCTTAAAGGGCAGAAAGGAATTATGGGACATCACGGAAAATTTGGCCCAAGCGGAATAAAAG gggTCAAAGGTGACATGGGCGACCCAGGACCAATAGGCCCTAAAGGAGAGCCAG GCGTTCCATGTGAGTGCGCATCGATGAGGAAGATGATTGGAGAAATGGACATCGTCGTGGCCCAGCTGTCCTCAGAACTgagctttattaaaaatg GAGGCGAAGCGCTACGCCGACGCCGAGGCTTTCTGCCAGGCGAGGGGGGGGCACCTGGCCATGCCGAAGGACGACGGAGCCAACGCGGCCATCGCCGGCTACATAACCGAGGCGGGCCTGAGCAGAGTCTACATCGGCGTTCACGACCTGGACCAGGAAGGGCTTTTCACCTACGTGGACCGCTCCCCGATGAGCACCTTCAGCAGGTGGAGGCAAGGGGAGCCCAACAACGCCTACGACGACGAGGACTGCACGGAGATGGTGGCGTCCGGGGAGTGGACCGACGTGGCCTGCCACCCCACCATGTTCTTCATCTGTGA